From the Finegoldia magna ATCC 29328 genome, the window AAATTCCTCCGCTAGTCTCTTGTAAGCAATAGATCCTTTGGAATTTTTGTCGTAAGATAACGCACTCATTCCATAGCTTGGAGCTTCTGCTAACCTTATATTACGCGGTATCATAGTCGTAAACACCTTGTCTTTGAAGTATTTCTTGACCTCTTCCACCACTTCCAAACTAAGATTATTTCTACCATCAAACATACTCATAACGATACCTTCTATTTCTAAGTTTTCGTTAAGTGAACTTCTCACCAAATTAATAGTATTCATCAACTGGCTCACACCTTCAAGCGCGTAAAACTCACATTGAATAGGTATAAGGACGGAATTTGCCGCCACCAACGCATTTATAGACAATGTCCCCAAAGATGGAGGACAATCTATAAAGCAAAAATCATAACCACTTACATTAGAAAGTATCTTAGATAACACTTTTTCCTTGTCATTAGTGTTTATAAGCTCCACCTCAACACCTGACAAATCAGACGTTGCTGGGATTATATCCACGTTTTTTTCTTCAGTTTTGATGATGAAATCCTCATCAAAATCTTCGTGAACCATCAAATCGTATACGCTTTTTTGAAGCTCAAACTTGTTGATTCCAAAGCCTGAAGTAGTGTTACCTTGCGGATCCAAATCCACTACAAGCACTTTTTTCCCTTTCAAACCAAGAGCTGCTGACAAATTAACGACGGTAGTAGTTTTGCCCACTCCACCTTTTTGATTAAATACACATATTGTTTTCAAATTTACAGCTCCTTTCATATTTATTATAGCACAAATAAAGTTGTATTTTGTTTTAAAATGTTTCACGTGAAACATTTTCTAAAATCATTAGTCTCAACTCTGCTAGTGCTCGGTTTGAAACTCTATTTCTGATTTTATTGCGTTCTCCATGAAGCTGTAATTTTAGCGTTTTTATCGTATTTTTGTAGCCCAATCCAACGTATACAAGCCCAGCATTTTCTCCTGACGCGAAACCTGTCGTAGATATTGAACAGTCAACATTAAATTTTTCAAACATCCTCTCAACCATCTCAAACGCAACATTCTCACTAACAACACCGTATGTGTCAATAGTTTCAGCCTTAACGCCAAGCAATTCAATTTTCGCTTCATTAGAATACACCACCAATGACCTTTTTAAATAATCGCTAACTCCAGACACATTCACAAGTTTGGATGCGATCATACCACCTGTAATGGATTCTGATGTCATAATCGACAAATCATGTTCTTTCAACACCTTGTAGACTGATTCTTCAATTGTTTCGTCATTTTCTCCAAAAACATACATACCAAGTCTATCTCGAAGTTCTTGTTTCTTTTTAGCAATCATATCAAGGGCAGTTTGTCTGTCAGATGCTTTTGCAGTTATTCGAAGTATTCTCTTGTCCTTCTTAAAATATGGAGCAACCGTAGGATTATTTGACGATTCAATGATATCCTTGACCCTTTCGTTCATGTCCCATTCTCCAAGTATGGATATATTCAAAGTTTCAGAAATAATACAGTCCGTCGCAAATTGTTCCAATACTTGTTGCACTTGATTTTCGTAAATAGGCTTCATCTCAGCTGGTGGTCCCGGTAAGAACAGAATTCTCTTGCCGTTATTCTCAATCAATGCACAATCAGCAGTCCCATTAAAGTTTTCGAAAACAATCGCATCTTCTGGAAACATACATTGTTTGATATTGCCTTGGATTGCCTTTTCGTCTTCGTTAAAATACTTCCTCAATTTCGCATAACTTTTTTCGTTAAGAACCATTTTCTTGCCAAGACAATCACAGCAACATTTTTTCGTGATATCATCTTCCGTCGGTCCCAAACCACCTGTCGTTATAATCAAATCATTTTGTTGTAATCCTTCTTCAATCTCCTTGTAAAGTCTGTCGTAATTATCTCCAACCACAACCCTCTTGTACACATCAAACCCCAACTCCCTCATTTTGATAGAAAGATAGTTAGAATTAGTGTCCAAAGTGTCACCTAGCAATAATTCCGTCCCTACGGCTATTATTTGAACTTTCATATCTCCTCCATAGTTTATTACCTATTTTTAATTTTACCTGCCGTAAAACGCCTCTCAGAGCGTCGTTTTTTTCTCTCTTACAAATAAATTATATCACTAATAAAATTTTGTTTGTAATGTTTCACGTGAAACATTTGTGGATGAAAAATAAAAAAATATTCTTCCATCTCCCATAGCAATCAAAATCCCACGAGAAAAATTTTTTTCTTTTCTAATCTAGCGAAACAAAAAAGTAGAATACATTTTCGCTAAGAATATCATACGAAGAAAATAAGCATAAATCCAAGTGAAATAAGCCGTCAAAAATCGCACTGTCTGAGCGAGAGCGAGTTTGCGATTTTAGGCTTATGAGCTTAGGATTTATTTATTTTCGTAGTCTAGATATTCGTGCAAAAATGTTCTTCTACTTTTAGCAATTACTATAATATTGTCCCTCTTAATTATCAATTCGGTTTTCTGCTTATTATTGTGAAATATTTCTTCCCTCTCTAGTAGCAATCAAAATCGCACGAACAATTCTATTTCTTATCTTTTCAAGCAAAATCCACGCAAACAAAAAAGCAGATTACCGCGATTGACAGAAAATATCATCTGGAGAAAACAACTACAAATTCAAGCGAAGTGAATCGTTAAGAAATCGCACTGTCTGAGCGATAGCGAGTTTGCGATTTTAGATTCACAAGCTTAGAATTTGTTTGTTTTCGTAAGCTAGATATTTGAGTCAATTCGGTTTTCTGCTTATTATTGTGAAATATTTTATTTGCAAATTTCCTGGTTTATAGTGGGTTTTTCTTTGGTTTGCCGCCACCACGAGGGTATTTCTTCGGAGTTTCTTTGATTTTCTTGATTACAACCAAGCTTCTATCCTCGTCATCTATTTTGTAATCAATAGTTTGTTCTATCTTGCCGCCGAGGATTTTGATTGCATTCTCTCCTACGTCTGTTTCGTCGGATTTTCCTTTCATTGCTATCATGTATCCTCCGACTTTCACAAATGGTAAACAGAACTCAGCCAACGTGTCAAGCTTTGACACTGCGCGTGATATACAATAATCGTATTGTTCTCTGTATTCAGCAGTTCTCGTGCATTCCTCTGCTCTTTCGTGGACTGCTTTTATATCTGTTAGATGTAGTTCATCTATAACATCCTTTAAGAAATCTACCCTCTTTCTTAAACTGTCTAACAATGTGAACTTCAAATCATTTCGCGCTATTTTTATTGGAATAGCTGGAAATCCTGCCCCAGTTCCCACGTCAATTATAGTTTTGTTTTCCTCAAAATCGAACAAATTCAACACATACAAGGAATCCACAAAATGTTTCACGTGAAACATTTCTTCTTCAGTGATTGCTGTCAAGTTCATTACCTTGTTCTTTTCCAACACCAAATCCATGTATTTCAACAGCAAATCTATTTGATTGTCATCCAATTGTATATCGTAATCGTTCAATGTTTCTTTTAGTGACATTATTTCTTCCTCGTTTCCATATAAATCAATAAAACGTTGATGTCAGAAGGACTTACACCGCTAATTCTGCTCGCTTGACCCAACGATTCTGGTTTGATGTCGTTGAGTTTTTGTACGGCTTCATTGGAAAGGCCCATAACTTCCTTGTAATCTTCAATCATATCCAGTTTTCTGTTTTCAAGCTTTTTAAATTGCTTGATTTGGCTCATTTGTTTAGCAATGTAGCCCTCGTATTTGATGTGAGTTTCCACTTGTAGTCTCAAATACCTTGGTAATTCCGTTCTTTCAGCATCAAATTCTTCTGTTTTATCGTAAGTTAATTCTGGTCTTTTGATTAAATCCAACAAAGTTATGCCTGTTTTAAGTTCAGATGACCCAAGATTTCTAAGTTTTTCGTTGGTTTCTTCTGTTGGAGTCACCATTATTGACTTTAATCTCTCTATTTCCTCGTCAATCGTCTTCTTCTTGTGAAGCATTTTCTCGTATCTTTCATCCGTCGCAAGCCCGATCTCGTGCGCTCTTTCAGTAAGTCTCAAATCAGCGTTGTCTTGCCTCAAAGTCAAACGATACTCGCATCTGCTTGTCATCATTCTATATGGTTCGTTAGTTCCTTTGGTTACCAAATCATCTATCAATACGCCAATGTATGCGTCTGATCTATCCAATACGAATGGCTCTTTGCCGAGCAAATTCATAGCAGCATTAATACCTGCGATAATTCCTTGACCTGCAGCTTCTTCATATCCACTGGATCCGTTGATTTGTCCTGCAAAGAACAAATTATTGATTTCCAAATGTTCCAAAGTCCTCTTTAATATAGTAGGGTCAATACAATCATATTCAATTCCGTACGCACTTCTCATAAATCGCACGTTTTCGAAACCAATTATTGTCTTGTACATTTCTTTTTGCACTTCTTCTGGAAGAGTAGATGACACACCTTGAATGTACATTTCCTTCGTGCTCAAACCTTCAGGTTCCACGAATACCTGATGCTCGTCTCTGTCTGGAAATCTCACGATTTTGTCTTCAATCGAAGGACAATAACGTGGACCCACACCCTTCACAATACCTGCATACATCGGAGATCTCTCCAAATTATCTTCAATAATTTGTTTTGTTTTAAGTGTAGTGTACGTCAAATAGCAATGCTCTTGCTTCTTTGAAATATCCTTTCCGTCATTCAAAAATGAAAAAGGAATAACATCGTCATCACCAGGTTGCACGGTCATCACTTCGTAGTTCAAACTGTCCCTGTGAACTCTCGCAGGAGTTCCAGTCTTAAATCTTCTAAGTTCAATTCCCAGATTTTTTAAAGAATATGACAATTTCTTAGATGATTTCATACCGTGAGGACCTGATTCATAAGTGTATTCCCCCATCATCACAAGGCCCTTAAGATATGTCCCAGTCGCAAGAATCACAGCTCTTGTAGGGAAAATCGCCCCTTGTGCAGTTGTAATCGACTTTATTTTATTGTCTTCAACCTCAATATCCACGACTTCCGCTTCAATCAAATCCAAGTTTTCTGTGTTTTCCAACACGCTTTTCATCTCATCGTGATATTTTCTCTTGTCCGCTTGTACTCTCAATGAGTGAACCGCAGGACCTTTGGAAGTGTTCAACATTCGAGATTGAATGTAAGTCTTGTCGATAACAAGACCCATCTCGCCACCTAATGCGTCAACTTCCTTAACCAAGTGACCCTTTCCAGTGCCACCAATGTTAGGATTACATGGCAAATCAGCCACCGAATCCAAACTAATACTCATAATCGCAGTCTTTAATCCCAACCTCGCCGTAGCCAAGGCAGCCTCGCAACCAGCGTGACCTGCACCTACAACCACAACATCATAGGGATTTTCATAATATAATCTATCCATTTTATTTACCTATACAAAAATCGCTAAAAATCTTATTCAATACATCGTCATCAACCGTTTCTCCAGTGATTTCGCCCAAGATTTCCCAAGCATTTCTCAAATCAACCTCGAAACAATCGATAGGAACGCCAGCTTCCATATCGTGTAGAGAACTCTCCAAAGATTTAATAGCTTTGTTAATAATATCTCTATGTCTAATGTTAGTTATAATATTGTCGTTATTAGCTTCAATATATCCATCATTAAACATCTCTATAATCTTGTTTTCTAAATCCTCGATACCCTCGTTGTTTTTGATTGAAGTGTGAATAACCTCGATTCCTTCCAAGTTCTCATCGACATCAAATTCACCATCCAAATCAATCTTGTTCAACAAAACAATCGACTTTTTATCTCGAATAAGATCCAAAATCTTCCTGTCCTCATCGTCAAACTCTCTCGAAGAATCAAAAATCGCAATAATCAAATCCGAATCAGAAATAAAAGACACAGATTTTTCGACACCGATTTTCTCCACGATATCCTCAGTATCTCTAATACCTGCAGTATCGTTAATCTTAAGGCTTATCCCGTCCAAATCGATGTATTCCTCGATGACATCACGAGTAGTTCCTGGAATATCCGTAACAATAGCCCTGTTTTCCTTCAACAAAGCATTCAACAAAGAAGATTTGCCTACATTTGGCTTGCCAATTATCGTAGTATTGATACCATCTCTGATAATTCGGCCTCTGTTTGCACTCTCAGAAAGCTTTTTAAGTTTATCCAAAACTTCCTTTCCCTCGTTCAAAACAGGAGTGTTGTCCAATTCGTCCTGCATATCTTCAGTAAAATTAATCGAATACTCCACATGAGATAGCATATCCAACAGCTTGTCTCTCAACTGTTTGATATTTCTGTTAACACTACCCTCCAACTGCTTCATACTCACAGAGTACGCCTTGTCAGTCTTCGCCTTAATCATATCGATAATCGCCTCAGCTTGAGACAAATCAATCCTACCATTCAAGAAAGCCCTCTTAGTGAACTCACCTGCCTCAGCAAGCCTTGCACCGTTGTTTAACAGAACTTCCAACACCTTTCTCACAGCTACAACACCACCGTGAGTGTAAATCTCCACGACATCCTCACGAGTGTATGTGTGAGGAGCCTTCATATAACAAACCAAGACCTCATCGACGATTTCATTATCGTCAACAATGTGGCCATAAGTCATTTTTCTATTTATAAAATCAGCCTTATCATTAGCTCTCTTGAACACAGAATCAAGCACATCCGCACAACCTTCTCCAGTCATTCGAACAATGCCAATTCCCGCTTCACCAGTAGCAGAGCTAATAGCTGCAATACAATCGTCCATATTTAGTCTATCCTTTCATTCTTTATAGCAATATTATATTATATCATACAAAATGATTACAAATAAAATAAGAGCCTAATTTCAACAAATTAAACATCTCACAAAAAAAGACCACATACCTAAGATATGTAGTCTTGTAATTTATTTTCTTTTAATAATAACTCTTCTATTAGGCTCATTGCCTTGAGAGAATGTATTCACGTTTTCGTCGTTTTGAAGATAAGTGTGAATGATTCTTCTTTCGTATGGATTCATAGGTTCAAGCTTGATATCTCTTCCTGTTTGAATAGCCTTGTCTGCTAATCTTCTGGCTAATTTTTGAAGAGATCTTTCTCTTTTTGATCTGTATTGGTTGCAATCCAAAATAACTCTTATATAAGTGTCTGCATTTCTATTAGTAACCAAGTTTACGATATATTGAAGAGAATCTAATGTTTCTCCCCTTTTTCCTATGATAATTCCGATATCAGATTCTTGTGAACATAAAATGTTGAACTTAATCATATTTCCTTCAGTTCTAGATTCGATATCGCAATCAATTCCCATATCTTCTATCATTTGTTTCAAGAAATTCTTGCTAGTGATGAAAAGTTCGTCGTTTCTATCAATAGTAACATCAGATTCTTCAGATTCAGCTTCTTGTTCAGAAGTTTCAGATTCTGCAACATCTTCAGTTTCTACTGTTTCTACTGTTTCTACTGTTTCTACTGTTTCTTCTGTTTCTACGATTTCATCATTATCATCTTCTGTAGATTTAGTTTCTTCAACTTCTTCTACAACTTTCTTGTCTTCTACAACTTTTCTATCTTCTTTTTGTTCTGTTTCAACTGAGTTAGAGTCAGAGTTTAGGATATTCTTCACGAAATCGTCCGTTCCCTTTTCTTTAACATCGTCTTTTAATGACACCCTAACGACAGCGTCCTTTGCTCCAAACAAGCCCAAAAAACCTTGTTTAGGTTCATCTATAACTTCGATGTTAACTTCGTTTCGATTAGCTTGAAGCTTATCCAAAGCTTTATTGACACATTCTTCAACAGTCTTCGCACTAATTACTGTGCTTCTCATCTAACTTCCTCCGCAACATCTTTCTTGTCTTTATTTTTAATTATTAACCTTATTAAAACTTCTATAACGTTTGAAAATCCCCAATAAAGGATCAAACCTGAAGCGTATTTGCTTGAAATGAAGAACATAAATATCGGCATGAAATAAATCATTGACTTGTTCATCATTTCCATTTGATCAGGTTCATTTGACTTCTTATCCTTACTCTTAGCAGGCATACTAATCTTTGCTACTAAAAATTGAGTGAAAGCATTTATTAAAGGCAATCCAAACAATACTGGATCTGGTTTAGTCAAATCAGGTATCCAGAAGAAATTACGAGCGATCTCATTAATCTTAGACACATTATCAAACATGTACTTGCCTGGTTCTCTCATTACTCTAAATAATGCCAAAACCAAAACCATTTGTAAGATAATTGGCAAACAACCACTTAAAGGATTGAAATTATATTTCTTGTATAATTCTTGCATCTTTAATTGTTGAGTTTGTGGGTCGTTCTTGTACTTTCTTTGAATTTCCTTCATTTCCGGTTGCATCAAAGCATTTTGTTCTTGAGTTTTTTGCGTATGAATAGTTACCGGAAGAGTTATAAGCTTATAAATAAGTGTTAATAAAAGAATTGATATCGCAAAATACGATATGCTTTTAGGTTCACCCATCACATGTGAGATGTTTTCATATATGAACCTAAGAATAGTTCCAAATACATTTGCAATTATTTGCAATTCTACAACTCCTTTTTATTTTAGTGGGTCATATCCGCCTTTTGAAAATGGATTACATCGTAAAATTCGCCAAATAGTAAGCCCTAACGCCTTGAAAAACGGCTTTTTCTTGAAAGCCTCCAATGCATATTGAGAACAAGTCGGATAGTATTTGCACTTTCCCTGTCCCAAATACGGCGATATAGCTTTTTGATAAAATTTGATTAAAAATATCATCACTTTTGACATTTTTTATTCGATGCCTTTCTACAAACGTGCAATAATGCAGATTCTAGCTGTTTGTAAGTTAAGTCTTCAGTGTTTTTCTTCGGGATAATAACCATATCCAAGCCCTTGTCAAACTCAGAGAAATTAAGCCTTACAATCTCTCTCAGTTTCCTCTTGATTCTGTTTCTTTCGACGGCATTGCCGTATTTTTTAGTAACAGAGAATCCGATTCGAGTTCCTTTTTTTGAATTGTACACTACCAAAGAGAAGTTTCTATTATAATAAGTCTTTCCCCTCTTGTAGACAACATTGTATTCCCTGTTATCTCTTAACCTTACACTTTTATCCATAATTAATTAAAGGCCACAATGAATGTGACCTAAGCTGATAATACTTTTCTACCTTTTCTTCTTCTAGCCTTTAAAACAGCTCTTCCACCTCTAGTAGCCATTCTATTTCTAAATCCGTGGTCTTTTTTTCTTTTTCTGTTATTTGGTTGATAAGTTCTTTTCATCAATCGCACCTCCTAGTATAAAATATAAGGACTTTTGCCTATAAAAACACTACTCCAATTATACTTATCAGTTTGGCTCTTGTCAAGCTTTTTTGTTGACAAATACCAATTATTTGAGAAAAAAATTTTAATTAACTCATATCAAAAATATTTGATGTATTATCCCAAAAATGATATAATTAATATATCAAAAATATTTGATATGAGGCGATAAAATGAATAGCAAACAAATAGCAGACACATTCAAAGCATTGAGCGATGAAAAAAGAATAGATATTTTGCAATTGTTACAAGATGGTGAACAATGCGCATGTGTACTTTTAGAAAAATTGAACTTAACACAATCAGGATTGTCTTATCACATGAAGATACTCACAAATTCACAAATAATACAATCCAGACAAGTTGGGAAATGGACGTATTATAAAATATCAGAAAAACAATGTAGTAACCTAATAACATTATTAAAAGACATCACAAGATTAAACGATAATAATAAAGAAAGGACAATAAATGAGTAAACAATTCACAGATGAAGAAATAAGACAACAAGTAACAAATTTCTACGACAACATAGCTTCAGGAAAGACAAGCACCAAAGTAAAATCAATAGATTTGTACAAATCTTTAGGCTACGATCCCAATTTACTACAAAAAATCCCAGAAGAAGTATCATCGGGACTATCTTGTGGAAATCCACTTGATAACCTAGTGCTAAAAGACACCGACACACTACTGGATTTGGGCTGTGGAATGGGATTAGATGTCTTCATGGCAAGAATAACTTATCCAAATTCCAACACGATTTATGGAATGGATAGGCTAGAGTCCATGATACAAAAAGCTAGTAAAGTACGCGATAAAAAAGGATTCAAAAATATTGAATTTGTCCAAGGAGAACTCATCGACATGCCATTTGAAGATAACTCCATAGACAAGATAATAAGTAACTGTGTAATAAATCTTGAACCAAACAAACAAAAAGTTTATCAAGAAATCCACCGAATTCTCAAACCTAACGGAATGTTCATCATCAGTGACATCACATTAAAAAAACAACTAAACGATGATATCTTATCATTAGACAACATTTATGGATCCTGAGTTGGTGGAGCTCTTCTGGAAGAAGATGTAACAGAAATCATTAAACAAGCAGGATTTACAAATTTCTTTGCGAAAAGTGAGGAAGTCACAGACCAATACGCAGAAAAATGGGGATATGGACTTAAAATAAAAGAATTCATTCAAGAAACAATGTTCATAGGAAATAAATAGATAACTAACACCAACATTTGAAAATAAAAATGTTGGTGTTTTTTTAACTCAAAAACAAAAAACACACAAATTTGTGGATAACTTTTATCCACAATTCATAAAAAATTTAAAATATTAAACT encodes:
- a CDS encoding ParA family protein, producing the protein MKTICVFNQKGGVGKTTTVVNLSAALGLKGKKVLVVDLDPQGNTTSGFGINKFELQKSVYDLMVHEDFDEDFIIKTEEKNVDIIPATSDLSGVEVELINTNDKEKVLSKILSNVSGYDFCFIDCPPSLGTLSINALVAANSVLIPIQCEFYALEGVSQLMNTINLVRSSLNENLEIEGIVMSMFDGRNNLSLEVVEEVKKYFKDKVFTTMIPRNIRLAEAPSYGMSALSYDKNSKGSIAYKRLAEEFL
- a CDS encoding competence/damage-inducible protein A, whose product is MKVQIIAVGTELLLGDTLDTNSNYLSIKMRELGFDVYKRVVVGDNYDRLYKEIEEGLQQNDLIITTGGLGPTEDDITKKCCCDCLGKKMVLNEKSYAKLRKYFNEDEKAIQGNIKQCMFPEDAIVFENFNGTADCALIENNGKRILFLPGPPAEMKPIYENQVQQVLEQFATDCIISETLNISILGEWDMNERVKDIIESSNNPTVAPYFKKDKRILRITAKASDRQTALDMIAKKKQELRDRLGMYVFGENDETIEESVYKVLKEHDLSIMTSESITGGMIASKLVNVSGVSDYLKRSLVVYSNEAKIELLGVKAETIDTYGVVSENVAFEMVERMFEKFNVDCSISTTGFASGENAGLVYVGLGYKNTIKTLKLQLHGERNKIRNRVSNRALAELRLMILENVSRETF
- the rsmG gene encoding 16S rRNA (guanine(527)-N(7))-methyltransferase RsmG; translation: MSLKETLNDYDIQLDDNQIDLLLKYMDLVLEKNKVMNLTAITEEEMFHVKHFVDSLYVLNLFDFEENKTIIDVGTGAGFPAIPIKIARNDLKFTLLDSLRKRVDFLKDVIDELHLTDIKAVHERAEECTRTAEYREQYDYCISRAVSKLDTLAEFCLPFVKVGGYMIAMKGKSDETDVGENAIKILGGKIEQTIDYKIDDEDRSLVVIKKIKETPKKYPRGGGKPKKNPL
- the mnmG gene encoding tRNA uridine-5-carboxymethylaminomethyl(34) synthesis enzyme MnmG; the encoded protein is MDRLYYENPYDVVVVGAGHAGCEAALATARLGLKTAIMSISLDSVADLPCNPNIGGTGKGHLVKEVDALGGEMGLVIDKTYIQSRMLNTSKGPAVHSLRVQADKRKYHDEMKSVLENTENLDLIEAEVVDIEVEDNKIKSITTAQGAIFPTRAVILATGTYLKGLVMMGEYTYESGPHGMKSSKKLSYSLKNLGIELRRFKTGTPARVHRDSLNYEVMTVQPGDDDVIPFSFLNDGKDISKKQEHCYLTYTTLKTKQIIEDNLERSPMYAGIVKGVGPRYCPSIEDKIVRFPDRDEHQVFVEPEGLSTKEMYIQGVSSTLPEEVQKEMYKTIIGFENVRFMRSAYGIEYDCIDPTILKRTLEHLEINNLFFAGQINGSSGYEEAAGQGIIAGINAAMNLLGKEPFVLDRSDAYIGVLIDDLVTKGTNEPYRMMTSRCEYRLTLRQDNADLRLTERAHEIGLATDERYEKMLHKKKTIDEEIERLKSIMVTPTEETNEKLRNLGSSELKTGITLLDLIKRPELTYDKTEEFDAERTELPRYLRLQVETHIKYEGYIAKQMSQIKQFKKLENRKLDMIEDYKEVMGLSNEAVQKLNDIKPESLGQASRISGVSPSDINVLLIYMETRKK
- the mnmE gene encoding tRNA uridine-5-carboxymethylaminomethyl(34) synthesis GTPase MnmE, with protein sequence MDDCIAAISSATGEAGIGIVRMTGEGCADVLDSVFKRANDKADFINRKMTYGHIVDDNEIVDEVLVCYMKAPHTYTREDVVEIYTHGGVVAVRKVLEVLLNNGARLAEAGEFTKRAFLNGRIDLSQAEAIIDMIKAKTDKAYSVSMKQLEGSVNRNIKQLRDKLLDMLSHVEYSINFTEDMQDELDNTPVLNEGKEVLDKLKKLSESANRGRIIRDGINTTIIGKPNVGKSSLLNALLKENRAIVTDIPGTTRDVIEEYIDLDGISLKINDTAGIRDTEDIVEKIGVEKSVSFISDSDLIIAIFDSSREFDDEDRKILDLIRDKKSIVLLNKIDLDGEFDVDENLEGIEVIHTSIKNNEGIEDLENKIIEMFNDGYIEANNDNIITNIRHRDIINKAIKSLESSLHDMEAGVPIDCFEVDLRNAWEILGEITGETVDDDVLNKIFSDFCIGK
- the jag gene encoding RNA-binding cell elongation regulator Jag/EloR encodes the protein MRSTVISAKTVEECVNKALDKLQANRNEVNIEVIDEPKQGFLGLFGAKDAVVRVSLKDDVKEKGTDDFVKNILNSDSNSVETEQKEDRKVVEDKKVVEEVEETKSTEDDNDEIVETEETVETVETVETVETEDVAESETSEQEAESEESDVTIDRNDELFITSKNFLKQMIEDMGIDCDIESRTEGNMIKFNILCSQESDIGIIIGKRGETLDSLQYIVNLVTNRNADTYIRVILDCNQYRSKRERSLQKLARRLADKAIQTGRDIKLEPMNPYERRIIHTYLQNDENVNTFSQGNEPNRRVIIKRK
- a CDS encoding YidC/Oxa1 family membrane protein insertase gives rise to the protein MQIIANVFGTILRFIYENISHVMGEPKSISYFAISILLLTLIYKLITLPVTIHTQKTQEQNALMQPEMKEIQRKYKNDPQTQQLKMQELYKKYNFNPLSGCLPIILQMVLVLALFRVMREPGKYMFDNVSKINEIARNFFWIPDLTKPDPVLFGLPLINAFTQFLVAKISMPAKSKDKKSNEPDQMEMMNKSMIYFMPIFMFFISSKYASGLILYWGFSNVIEVLIRLIIKNKDKKDVAEEVR
- the yidD gene encoding membrane protein insertion efficiency factor YidD gives rise to the protein MSKVMIFLIKFYQKAISPYLGQGKCKYYPTCSQYALEAFKKKPFFKALGLTIWRILRCNPFSKGGYDPLK
- the rnpA gene encoding ribonuclease P protein component, which translates into the protein MDKSVRLRDNREYNVVYKRGKTYYNRNFSLVVYNSKKGTRIGFSVTKKYGNAVERNRIKRKLREIVRLNFSEFDKGLDMVIIPKKNTEDLTYKQLESALLHVCRKASNKKCQK
- the rpmH gene encoding 50S ribosomal protein L34; translated protein: MKRTYQPNNRKRKKDHGFRNRMATRGGRAVLKARRRKGRKVLSA
- a CDS encoding ArsR/SmtB family transcription factor produces the protein MNSKQIADTFKALSDEKRIDILQLLQDGEQCACVLLEKLNLTQSGLSYHMKILTNSQIIQSRQVGKWTYYKISEKQCSNLITLLKDITRLNDNNKERTINE
- a CDS encoding methyltransferase domain-containing protein, coding for MSKQFTDEEIRQQVTNFYDNIASGKTSTKVKSIDLYKSLGYDPNLLQKIPEEVSSGLSCGNPLDNLVLKDTDTLLDLGCGMGLDVFMARITYPNSNTIYGMDRLESMIQKASKVRDKKGFKNIEFVQGELIDMPFEDNSIDKIISNCVINLEPNKQKVYQEIHRILKPNGMFIISDITLKKQLNDDILSLDNIYGS